The genomic region GTTCATGCGGTGGCGAGCTGCGCGCGGGCGTGCATCAGCGCGAACCCGAGGAGGTTGCGGCCGCGCCATTGGGCCGGATCGTGGGCGCGTGGGTCCGTCGCGGAAAGACCGATGCCCCAGACCCGATCCATCGGGCTGGCTTCCACCAGTACCCGATTGCCCGTGCGGGACAGGTACCGCCCGAGGTCAGGGTGCTGGCTGAACTTGGCCACATTGCCGGCGGCGACCAGGTCGAAGCTGTACGCATCCCAGGTGGCCTGGTCGAAGTCGCGGACCTGCCGGCCCAGGGCCTTAACCGCGCCCGGGTGCGGCGCCGTGAGCATTTGCGCGGCGATCGCTTCGTCGCCGAACAGGCGAGCCTTGCCGATCATCATGTAGTGCTCGGCGGTGGCGTACAGGATCCCGTCCACGACGAACGGGGCCGGCCACCATTGGCTCAGGCAACCCGGTCCGACGCTGCCGTCCGGTTGGGGCTGGTGCCCCCAGAAGAACAGGTACTTGACCCGCCCGCCCGCAGCGGCGAACGCCCGCAGCTCGGGCAGGCTGCGCGGCGAGGAGGTGGTGTCGGGCATGTTCGGCAGGGTGCCAGAGCCGTATGGCCACGCGCCATCAGGTTTGCACTGCCGGTCGCGGGTTCGCCGGCCGTCCTCCCCGGGGTTGAGCGGGCCGAGAGCGGCCCTCCTGCCCTTGGATTCGAGGCGGGCCACCTCGAGGCCTTGCGACGTACGGAGATTTTTGTTGCTGAGTCAAAAATTCGACGTTCATCTCTGGCATTGGGAGTAGTCGTGTGTTCATGATGTTGGCGGTACGGCTGCCCGGAGATCCGCCCGCCCTGTCGGATGACGTGCTCGACGGGGTCGGCCGGTCCCGGGCGCGTCGCTCTCGACAGGGAGGTACTCATGACACCGACGGGACCACGCAGGCCCGCCCTGCTCCGGTCCGGCATCGCGGCCGCAGCAACCGCGCTGACTCTTGCCGCGAGCACCGTGTCCGTGATGGCCGCCCCTGCCGAAGGTGACATCCTCGCCACAGGCGGCCCGACCGCCGTGGCCGGCTCCTACATCGTCGTGTTGCGGGACTCCGCCGTCAGAGCCACCGCCGTGGACACCACCGCCCGTGACCTCGCCGCACAGCAGGGCGGCGGCGTCGGCCGGGTCTACCGGCACGCCCTGCGCGGCTTCGAGGCCCGACTCTCCGAGCGCGGCGCCCGTCGCCTCGCCGCCCATCCGGCCGTCGCCTCCGTGACGCAGAACCACACGGTGAACGTGGCAGGCGTGCAGAGCCCGACACCGTCCTGGGGCCTGGACCGGATCGACCAGCGCGCGTTGCCGCTGGACAACTCGTTCACCTACCCGCGCGTGTCACCGGGCGTGCGGGCGTACGTCATCGACTCCGGGATCAACCTGACCCACACCGAGTTCGCCGGGCGGGCGGTGTCCGGCTGGGACTTCATCGACAACGACGCCGACGCCACCGACTGTATGGGGCACGGCACCCACGTCGCCGGCACGGTCGGCGGCACCACCTACGGGGTGGCCAAGAACGTCCAACTGGTGGCCGTACGCGTCTTCAACTGCGACGGCCGCGGCACCACCTCGAACGTTCTTGCCGGCGTCGACTGGGTGACCGGCGACCATGATCCGGGTGAGTTGGCCGTGGCGAACATGAGCCTCGGCGGCCCGCCGTACGCACCAATGGTCGACGCCGTGCGACGGTCGATCGCGGACGGCGTCACCTACGTGGTGGCCGCGGGCAACGAGAGCGGCGCCGACGCGTGCTCCTACACCCCGGCCTCCGTCCCGGAGGCGATCACCGTCGCCGCCACCGACGCCGCCGACGCCCGCGCATCGTTTTCCAACATCGGTACGTGCGTGGACCTGTTCGCGCCGGGCGCCGACATCACCTCTGCCTACATCGGCAGCAACACCGCAACCCGCACCGCCTCCGGAACCTCGATGGCCACCCCGCACGTCACCGGAGCGGCGGCGTTGATCCTGGCAAACAACCCCACCTACACCCCGGCGCAGGTGACCCAGGCACTCCTGGCCGACAGCACCCCCGGCGTGGTGACCAATCCGGGCGTCGGCTCGCCGAACCGGCTGCTCCACGTCAGCGCCACCACCCCGGCCAACGACTTCGCACTGACCGCTACTCCCGCCAGCGGCACCGTCACCGCCGGCGGCACCATCTCCACCACCATCGCCGCGACCGTCACAAACGGCGCGGCCCAACCGGTCTCCCTGGTGGCCCGCGGCCTACCCGACGGCGCCACCGCCACGTTCCAGCCCGCGACCGTCTCTTCCAACGGCAGCACGACTCTCACCATCAACACAGCGTCGACAACCATGGCCGGCGACTACACCATCACAGTGATTGGCACCGGAACGGGTGCGACCCGCGCGACGGCATTCCAGCTACACGTCAACGACCCGGCCGGTTGCGTCGGCTCGAACGGCACCGACACGGCGATCACCCAGGGCGATAGCCCTCTGGTCCCCATCACGATCACCGACTGTCCCGGCGCCGCCGCTCGCAACAGCACCATCGAGCTGCACATCGACCATTCCGGCATCGGTGACCTCGACATACGGCTGCTCTCACCCGACGGCACCTGGTATTACCTGCTGGACCGCACCGGCGGCGACAGCGACGACATCGACTACACCTTCACCCACGACCTGTCGTCCGAGACCGCGAACGGCACCTGGATGCTGTGGCTCAACGACCTCCTGCACTCGGGCACCGGGTTCCTCGACTCGTGGCGGATCAACCTCGCGGGCGCCGACCTGCCGGCACCAGCATGTGGTGGCCGCACCACCACCAACCTACGGATACCGGCCGCCGGCACTGTCGAATCGTCAATCAGCGTGGCCGCCTGCGGCCTGGCGCCGTCGACCAAGAGCTACATCGAGCCCAACATCCGTCACCAGTACGGCCGAGACCTTCGAGTCTCCCTCATCGCGCCGGACGGGCAGGCAATCCTGCTCAAGGATGCCTACGTGGGGTCGTACCGAGCAAACGTCCGCGAAACCTTCATCACCGATCTGTCGAGCAAGCCCACAGCCGGCACCTGGAAACTGCGGGTCGAGAACGTCGCCGACTATGAAGGCATGTTCGAAGGCTGGAAGCTGACCCTCGACGGCGGCACGACGCCACCGCCCACCACGCCGCCGCCGACGACGCCTCCCCCCACCACGCCACCGCCCACCACGCCACCGCCGACGACGCCTCCCCCCACCACACCGCCTCCAACGACGCCGCCGCCCACCACACCGCCGCCCACCACCCCGCCCCCCGGTGGGAGCCCCGCCTGCACCGCCGTCTACTCCGTACAGGACCAGTGGAACGGTGGGTTCGTCGCCAACGTCAACGTCACGGCAGGAGCCACCCCGCTCACCGGCTGGCGGGTTACCCTCAACCTGCCGGGCGGCGCCTCGGTCACCTCGCTCTGGAACGCTGTCACCAGCGGCACCAGCGGGACGATCACCGTCGCGAACCAGAGCTACAACGGACGGCTGGCCGCAGGCCAGACCACCAGTTTCGGATTCCAGGGCACCGGAAACGGCAACGGCGCCACCGCCACCTGCACCGCAAGCTTGAACTAAGAGCGACCGGCAGTAGGTAGGGCGTCTGGACGGAGGGGACCCCGAGGTAGCAAGCAGGCACGGGTCCATTGATCAGCGGAGTCTTTACGCTTCGTGACCGATGGAGTCCCGTGCCTGCACCAACTCGACACCCCGGCCACCGCCGACCTGCTGCACCAGCACGGCATCCTCTGGGCACCGGACATCATCGTCAGCGCCGGCGGCATCGTCCACGCCACCGCCGTCGAACTGCACCGGGAAACGTCCGCCCAGGCCACCGTTCGGGTCCACGGCATCGCCGACACCCTCACCGACATCCTGCGCACCGCCCGCGCCACCGGCTCGACCCCGGCCGCCGCCGCCCGCGCCCGCGCCCGCCACCACACCGAACACGGCCGCCGCTGACCCTGCCGCCACCCGACCGCAAGTCACGGTACGCGTGACCTGGTTGGCCAGCTGGCGGTGCGAGGCCACCGGAGAAGTCCGGCAGTGCGCTGGGCGAGGACCATCGCCTGGCCAGTATCGGTGGCTGGAGGAGGCGTTCCGCAGCCATTGATCCACCGTCGCACGCACGTCCCGCCCTGGCCGCCGCGATCCCGACCCCGTTCGGAGATCCCGCCCGTGGCGAACGTCCTGGTGGGAGCCCGAG from Micromonospora profundi harbors:
- a CDS encoding NADAR family protein, with translation MPDTTSSPRSLPELRAFAAAGGRVKYLFFWGHQPQPDGSVGPGCLSQWWPAPFVVDGILYATAEHYMMIGKARLFGDEAIAAQMLTAPHPGAVKALGRQVRDFDQATWDAYSFDLVAAGNVAKFSQHPDLGRYLSRTGNRVLVEASPMDRVWGIGLSATDPRAHDPAQWRGRNLLGFALMHARAQLATA
- a CDS encoding S8 family serine peptidase, coding for MTPTGPRRPALLRSGIAAAATALTLAASTVSVMAAPAEGDILATGGPTAVAGSYIVVLRDSAVRATAVDTTARDLAAQQGGGVGRVYRHALRGFEARLSERGARRLAAHPAVASVTQNHTVNVAGVQSPTPSWGLDRIDQRALPLDNSFTYPRVSPGVRAYVIDSGINLTHTEFAGRAVSGWDFIDNDADATDCMGHGTHVAGTVGGTTYGVAKNVQLVAVRVFNCDGRGTTSNVLAGVDWVTGDHDPGELAVANMSLGGPPYAPMVDAVRRSIADGVTYVVAAGNESGADACSYTPASVPEAITVAATDAADARASFSNIGTCVDLFAPGADITSAYIGSNTATRTASGTSMATPHVTGAAALILANNPTYTPAQVTQALLADSTPGVVTNPGVGSPNRLLHVSATTPANDFALTATPASGTVTAGGTISTTIAATVTNGAAQPVSLVARGLPDGATATFQPATVSSNGSTTLTINTASTTMAGDYTITVIGTGTGATRATAFQLHVNDPAGCVGSNGTDTAITQGDSPLVPITITDCPGAAARNSTIELHIDHSGIGDLDIRLLSPDGTWYYLLDRTGGDSDDIDYTFTHDLSSETANGTWMLWLNDLLHSGTGFLDSWRINLAGADLPAPACGGRTTTNLRIPAAGTVESSISVAACGLAPSTKSYIEPNIRHQYGRDLRVSLIAPDGQAILLKDAYVGSYRANVRETFITDLSSKPTAGTWKLRVENVADYEGMFEGWKLTLDGGTTPPPTTPPPTTPPPTTPPPTTPPPTTPPPTTPPPTTPPPTTPPPTTPPPGGSPACTAVYSVQDQWNGGFVANVNVTAGATPLTGWRVTLNLPGGASVTSLWNAVTSGTSGTITVANQSYNGRLAAGQTTSFGFQGTGNGNGATATCTASLN